One window from the genome of Helicoverpa armigera isolate CAAS_96S chromosome 4, ASM3070526v1, whole genome shotgun sequence encodes:
- the LOC110384071 gene encoding alaserpin isoform X2, translating into MKLFICLLALVASTMSSDSDELLKQSNDQFTAKMFQKVVKLNPGKSMVMSAFSVLSPLAQLALASEGDSHDEILRAIGLPNDTVTKQVFLDSNKELRSLSSVELKLANRVYVREGGELNPEYAAVSRDVFNSDVKNVDFAKNAEAAKEINTWVEEATNNRIKDLVSPNSLNADTAVVLVNAIYFKGKWVSQFSKEDTKDRDFSVSKDKTISLPTMKQSAYFNYGESQELDAKLLEMPYEGDKSSLLIVLPNEIDGLDSLLNKLKDPAVLRKAVDSMYNAKVDVSMPKFKIETKIDLADVLKKMSIEKLFTPGQARLDKLLKESQNLFVSGATQKAYIDVNEEGAEAAAANAFHGLGARPMAPVQPKIFEADRPFYYALKLAGNVAFSGVFYQ; encoded by the exons ATGAAGCTGTTCATATGCC TTCTGGCCCTTGTGGCATCAACAATGTCTTCAGATTCCGATGAACTTCTCAAGCAGAGTAACGATCAATTCACCGCCAAAATGTTCCAA AAGGTGGTAAAACTGAATCCGGGTAAAAGTATGGTGATGTCAGCATTCTCAGTGCTGTCACCTTTGGCTCAACTGGCCTTGGCTTCAGAAGGAGATTCTCATGATGAGATCCTGAGAGCTATCGGTCTGCCTAACGACACCGTG ACAAAACAAGTTTTTCTTGATTCGAATAAAGAACTACGATCGTTAAGTAGCGTTGAGCTTAAGCTGGCAAACAGAGTTTATGTTCGCGAAGGAGGAGAATTGAACCCTGAATACGCTGCTGTTTCAAGGGATGTCTTTAATTCagatgttaaaaatgttgacttCGCAAAAAATGCTGAGGCTGCAAAAGAAATTAATACATGG GTAGAGGAAGCCACAAACAACCGCATCAAAGACTTAGTATCACCGAACTCGTTAAACGCAGACACTGCTGTTGTTCTTGTTAACGCTATTTACTTCAAG gGCAAGTGGGTAAGCCAGTTTAGCAAGGAAGACACAAAAGATCGTGATTTCTCCGTCAGCAAGGACAAGACTATATCATTGCCTACAATGAAACAAAGTGCTTACTTTAACTATGGCGAAAGTCAAGAACTTGACGCTAAG CTTTTGGAAATGCCATATGAAGGTGATAAATCATCACTTCTAATTGTCCTTCCTAATGAGATTGATGGACTCGACTCTTTGCTGAACAAATTGAAGGACCCAGCAGTTTTGAGAAAGGCCGTTGACAGTATGTACAACGCAAAGGTTGATGTTTCCATGCCTAAATTCAAGATTGAAACTAAAATCGATCTTGCAGATGTTCTCAAAAAG atgAGTATTGAAAAATTGTTCACTCCAGGACAAGCTCGTCTAGACAAATTGTTAAAAGAGTCACAAAATTTGTTCGTTAGTGGAGCTACACAGAAGGCCTATATCGATGTCAATGAGGAGGGGGCTGAAGCAGCCGCTGCTAATG CGTTTCATGGTCTCGGAGCCCGACCGATGGCACCGGTACAACCAAAAATTTTCGAAGCCGACCGACCATTTTATTATGCACTTAAACTTGCAGGCAATGTTGCCTTCAGCGGGGTATTTTATCAATAG
- the LOC110384071 gene encoding serine protease inhibitor 3/4 isoform X1 — translation MKLFICLLALVASTMSSDSDELLKQSNDQFTAKMFQKVVKLNPGKSMVMSAFSVLSPLAQLALASEGDSHDEILRAIGLPNDTVTKQVFLDSNKELRSLSSVELKLANRVYVREGGELNPEYAAVSRDVFNSDVKNVDFAKNAEAAKEINTWVEEATNNRIKDLVSPNSLNADTAVVLVNAIYFKGKWVSQFSKEDTKDRDFSVSKDKTISLPTMKQSAYFNYGESQELDAKLLEMPYEGDKSSLLIVLPNEIDGLDSLLNKLKDPAVLRKAVDSMYNAKVDVSMPKFKIETKIDLADVLKKMSIEKLFTPGQARLDKLLKESQNLFVSGATQKAYIDVNEEGAEAAAANDVSLDDRAAFRSSIELIVDHPFVFMMLYNSKELNRTLNIFTGIFVT, via the exons ATGAAGCTGTTCATATGCC TTCTGGCCCTTGTGGCATCAACAATGTCTTCAGATTCCGATGAACTTCTCAAGCAGAGTAACGATCAATTCACCGCCAAAATGTTCCAA AAGGTGGTAAAACTGAATCCGGGTAAAAGTATGGTGATGTCAGCATTCTCAGTGCTGTCACCTTTGGCTCAACTGGCCTTGGCTTCAGAAGGAGATTCTCATGATGAGATCCTGAGAGCTATCGGTCTGCCTAACGACACCGTG ACAAAACAAGTTTTTCTTGATTCGAATAAAGAACTACGATCGTTAAGTAGCGTTGAGCTTAAGCTGGCAAACAGAGTTTATGTTCGCGAAGGAGGAGAATTGAACCCTGAATACGCTGCTGTTTCAAGGGATGTCTTTAATTCagatgttaaaaatgttgacttCGCAAAAAATGCTGAGGCTGCAAAAGAAATTAATACATGG GTAGAGGAAGCCACAAACAACCGCATCAAAGACTTAGTATCACCGAACTCGTTAAACGCAGACACTGCTGTTGTTCTTGTTAACGCTATTTACTTCAAG gGCAAGTGGGTAAGCCAGTTTAGCAAGGAAGACACAAAAGATCGTGATTTCTCCGTCAGCAAGGACAAGACTATATCATTGCCTACAATGAAACAAAGTGCTTACTTTAACTATGGCGAAAGTCAAGAACTTGACGCTAAG CTTTTGGAAATGCCATATGAAGGTGATAAATCATCACTTCTAATTGTCCTTCCTAATGAGATTGATGGACTCGACTCTTTGCTGAACAAATTGAAGGACCCAGCAGTTTTGAGAAAGGCCGTTGACAGTATGTACAACGCAAAGGTTGATGTTTCCATGCCTAAATTCAAGATTGAAACTAAAATCGATCTTGCAGATGTTCTCAAAAAG atgAGTATTGAAAAATTGTTCACTCCAGGACAAGCTCGTCTAGACAAATTGTTAAAAGAGTCACAAAATTTGTTCGTTAGTGGAGCTACACAGAAGGCCTATATCGATGTCAATGAGGAGGGGGCTGAAGCAGCCGCTGCTAATG ATGTAAGCCTTGATGACAGGGCAGCATTTAGATCATCAATTGAATTAATTGTGGACCATCCGTTTGTTTTTATGATGCTTTATAACAGTAAAGAATTAAAcagaacattaaatattttcactggAATATTTGTGACATAA
- the LOC110384071 gene encoding alaserpin isoform X6 — protein MKLFICLLALVASTMSSDSDELLKQSNDQFTAKMFQKVVKLNPGKSMVMSAFSVLSPLAQLALASEGDSHDEILRAIGLPNDTVTKQVFLDSNKELRSLSSVELKLANRVYVREGGELNPEYAAVSRDVFNSDVKNVDFAKNAEAAKEINTWVEEATNNRIKDLVSPNSLNADTAVVLVNAIYFKGKWVSQFSKEDTKDRDFSVSKDKTISLPTMKQSAYFNYGESQELDAKLLEMPYEGDKSSLLIVLPNEIDGLDSLLNKLKDPAVLRKAVDSMYNAKVDVSMPKFKIETKIDLADVLKKMSIEKLFTPGQARLDKLLKESQNLFVSGATQKAYIDVNEEGAEAAAANGVFTMFRRRINPKIFNVDRPFFFALKTKSVTLFCGTMYS, from the exons ATGAAGCTGTTCATATGCC TTCTGGCCCTTGTGGCATCAACAATGTCTTCAGATTCCGATGAACTTCTCAAGCAGAGTAACGATCAATTCACCGCCAAAATGTTCCAA AAGGTGGTAAAACTGAATCCGGGTAAAAGTATGGTGATGTCAGCATTCTCAGTGCTGTCACCTTTGGCTCAACTGGCCTTGGCTTCAGAAGGAGATTCTCATGATGAGATCCTGAGAGCTATCGGTCTGCCTAACGACACCGTG ACAAAACAAGTTTTTCTTGATTCGAATAAAGAACTACGATCGTTAAGTAGCGTTGAGCTTAAGCTGGCAAACAGAGTTTATGTTCGCGAAGGAGGAGAATTGAACCCTGAATACGCTGCTGTTTCAAGGGATGTCTTTAATTCagatgttaaaaatgttgacttCGCAAAAAATGCTGAGGCTGCAAAAGAAATTAATACATGG GTAGAGGAAGCCACAAACAACCGCATCAAAGACTTAGTATCACCGAACTCGTTAAACGCAGACACTGCTGTTGTTCTTGTTAACGCTATTTACTTCAAG gGCAAGTGGGTAAGCCAGTTTAGCAAGGAAGACACAAAAGATCGTGATTTCTCCGTCAGCAAGGACAAGACTATATCATTGCCTACAATGAAACAAAGTGCTTACTTTAACTATGGCGAAAGTCAAGAACTTGACGCTAAG CTTTTGGAAATGCCATATGAAGGTGATAAATCATCACTTCTAATTGTCCTTCCTAATGAGATTGATGGACTCGACTCTTTGCTGAACAAATTGAAGGACCCAGCAGTTTTGAGAAAGGCCGTTGACAGTATGTACAACGCAAAGGTTGATGTTTCCATGCCTAAATTCAAGATTGAAACTAAAATCGATCTTGCAGATGTTCTCAAAAAG atgAGTATTGAAAAATTGTTCACTCCAGGACAAGCTCGTCTAGACAAATTGTTAAAAGAGTCACAAAATTTGTTCGTTAGTGGAGCTACACAGAAGGCCTATATCGATGTCAATGAGGAGGGGGCTGAAGCAGCCGCTGCTAATG GTGTGTTCACCATGTTCAGAAGGAGAATTAATCCTAAAATTTTCAACGTCGATAGGCCTTTCTTCTTTGCTCTAAAAACCAAGTCTGTCACGCTATTCTGTGGGACAATGTACTCTTAG
- the LOC110384071 gene encoding alaserpin isoform X5: protein MKLFICLLALVASTMSSDSDELLKQSNDQFTAKMFQKVVKLNPGKSMVMSAFSVLSPLAQLALASEGDSHDEILRAIGLPNDTVTKQVFLDSNKELRSLSSVELKLANRVYVREGGELNPEYAAVSRDVFNSDVKNVDFAKNAEAAKEINTWVEEATNNRIKDLVSPNSLNADTAVVLVNAIYFKGKWVSQFSKEDTKDRDFSVSKDKTISLPTMKQSAYFNYGESQELDAKLLEMPYEGDKSSLLIVLPNEIDGLDSLLNKLKDPAVLRKAVDSMYNAKVDVSMPKFKIETKIDLADVLKKMSIEKLFTPGQARLDKLLKESQNLFVSGATQKAYIDVNEEGAEAAAANEFGMVGAFLDPNPPKTFSADRPFYYALKVADKVAFNGVFFE from the exons ATGAAGCTGTTCATATGCC TTCTGGCCCTTGTGGCATCAACAATGTCTTCAGATTCCGATGAACTTCTCAAGCAGAGTAACGATCAATTCACCGCCAAAATGTTCCAA AAGGTGGTAAAACTGAATCCGGGTAAAAGTATGGTGATGTCAGCATTCTCAGTGCTGTCACCTTTGGCTCAACTGGCCTTGGCTTCAGAAGGAGATTCTCATGATGAGATCCTGAGAGCTATCGGTCTGCCTAACGACACCGTG ACAAAACAAGTTTTTCTTGATTCGAATAAAGAACTACGATCGTTAAGTAGCGTTGAGCTTAAGCTGGCAAACAGAGTTTATGTTCGCGAAGGAGGAGAATTGAACCCTGAATACGCTGCTGTTTCAAGGGATGTCTTTAATTCagatgttaaaaatgttgacttCGCAAAAAATGCTGAGGCTGCAAAAGAAATTAATACATGG GTAGAGGAAGCCACAAACAACCGCATCAAAGACTTAGTATCACCGAACTCGTTAAACGCAGACACTGCTGTTGTTCTTGTTAACGCTATTTACTTCAAG gGCAAGTGGGTAAGCCAGTTTAGCAAGGAAGACACAAAAGATCGTGATTTCTCCGTCAGCAAGGACAAGACTATATCATTGCCTACAATGAAACAAAGTGCTTACTTTAACTATGGCGAAAGTCAAGAACTTGACGCTAAG CTTTTGGAAATGCCATATGAAGGTGATAAATCATCACTTCTAATTGTCCTTCCTAATGAGATTGATGGACTCGACTCTTTGCTGAACAAATTGAAGGACCCAGCAGTTTTGAGAAAGGCCGTTGACAGTATGTACAACGCAAAGGTTGATGTTTCCATGCCTAAATTCAAGATTGAAACTAAAATCGATCTTGCAGATGTTCTCAAAAAG atgAGTATTGAAAAATTGTTCACTCCAGGACAAGCTCGTCTAGACAAATTGTTAAAAGAGTCACAAAATTTGTTCGTTAGTGGAGCTACACAGAAGGCCTATATCGATGTCAATGAGGAGGGGGCTGAAGCAGCCGCTGCTAATG AATTTGGGATGGTTGGAGCTTTCTTAGATCCTAATCCACCAAAAACTTTCTCAGCCGACCGACCATTTTATTATGCACTTAAAGTGGCCGATAAAGTCGCCTTCAATGGAGTATTTTTTGAATAG
- the LOC110384071 gene encoding antichymotrypsin-2 isoform X3 encodes MKLFICLLALVASTMSSDSDELLKQSNDQFTAKMFQKVVKLNPGKSMVMSAFSVLSPLAQLALASEGDSHDEILRAIGLPNDTVTKQVFLDSNKELRSLSSVELKLANRVYVREGGELNPEYAAVSRDVFNSDVKNVDFAKNAEAAKEINTWVEEATNNRIKDLVSPNSLNADTAVVLVNAIYFKGKWVSQFSKEDTKDRDFSVSKDKTISLPTMKQSAYFNYGESQELDAKLLEMPYEGDKSSLLIVLPNEIDGLDSLLNKLKDPAVLRKAVDSMYNAKVDVSMPKFKIETKIDLADVLKKMSIEKLFTPGQARLDKLLKESQNLFVSGATQKAYIDVNEEGAEAAAANEFGIAYLSAMIPEQLTFNADHPFVFYLMERNNILFSGVIQS; translated from the exons ATGAAGCTGTTCATATGCC TTCTGGCCCTTGTGGCATCAACAATGTCTTCAGATTCCGATGAACTTCTCAAGCAGAGTAACGATCAATTCACCGCCAAAATGTTCCAA AAGGTGGTAAAACTGAATCCGGGTAAAAGTATGGTGATGTCAGCATTCTCAGTGCTGTCACCTTTGGCTCAACTGGCCTTGGCTTCAGAAGGAGATTCTCATGATGAGATCCTGAGAGCTATCGGTCTGCCTAACGACACCGTG ACAAAACAAGTTTTTCTTGATTCGAATAAAGAACTACGATCGTTAAGTAGCGTTGAGCTTAAGCTGGCAAACAGAGTTTATGTTCGCGAAGGAGGAGAATTGAACCCTGAATACGCTGCTGTTTCAAGGGATGTCTTTAATTCagatgttaaaaatgttgacttCGCAAAAAATGCTGAGGCTGCAAAAGAAATTAATACATGG GTAGAGGAAGCCACAAACAACCGCATCAAAGACTTAGTATCACCGAACTCGTTAAACGCAGACACTGCTGTTGTTCTTGTTAACGCTATTTACTTCAAG gGCAAGTGGGTAAGCCAGTTTAGCAAGGAAGACACAAAAGATCGTGATTTCTCCGTCAGCAAGGACAAGACTATATCATTGCCTACAATGAAACAAAGTGCTTACTTTAACTATGGCGAAAGTCAAGAACTTGACGCTAAG CTTTTGGAAATGCCATATGAAGGTGATAAATCATCACTTCTAATTGTCCTTCCTAATGAGATTGATGGACTCGACTCTTTGCTGAACAAATTGAAGGACCCAGCAGTTTTGAGAAAGGCCGTTGACAGTATGTACAACGCAAAGGTTGATGTTTCCATGCCTAAATTCAAGATTGAAACTAAAATCGATCTTGCAGATGTTCTCAAAAAG atgAGTATTGAAAAATTGTTCACTCCAGGACAAGCTCGTCTAGACAAATTGTTAAAAGAGTCACAAAATTTGTTCGTTAGTGGAGCTACACAGAAGGCCTATATCGATGTCAATGAGGAGGGGGCTGAAGCAGCCGCTGCTAATG AATTCGGTATCGCATATTTGAGTGCTATGATACCAGAACAACTCACATTCAATGCCGATCATCCGTTCGTGTTCTACTTAATGGAACGGAATAACATTCTGTTTAGCGGAGTCATCCAATCATAG
- the LOC110384071 gene encoding alaserpin isoform X4 has product MKLFICLLALVASTMSSDSDELLKQSNDQFTAKMFQKVVKLNPGKSMVMSAFSVLSPLAQLALASEGDSHDEILRAIGLPNDTVTKQVFLDSNKELRSLSSVELKLANRVYVREGGELNPEYAAVSRDVFNSDVKNVDFAKNAEAAKEINTWVEEATNNRIKDLVSPNSLNADTAVVLVNAIYFKGKWVSQFSKEDTKDRDFSVSKDKTISLPTMKQSAYFNYGESQELDAKLLEMPYEGDKSSLLIVLPNEIDGLDSLLNKLKDPAVLRKAVDSMYNAKVDVSMPKFKIETKIDLADVLKKMSIEKLFTPGQARLDKLLKESQNLFVSGATQKAYIDVNEEGAEAAAANVFEGPGSFYDPNPPQSFTADRPFYFALKVADKVTFTGIFAQ; this is encoded by the exons ATGAAGCTGTTCATATGCC TTCTGGCCCTTGTGGCATCAACAATGTCTTCAGATTCCGATGAACTTCTCAAGCAGAGTAACGATCAATTCACCGCCAAAATGTTCCAA AAGGTGGTAAAACTGAATCCGGGTAAAAGTATGGTGATGTCAGCATTCTCAGTGCTGTCACCTTTGGCTCAACTGGCCTTGGCTTCAGAAGGAGATTCTCATGATGAGATCCTGAGAGCTATCGGTCTGCCTAACGACACCGTG ACAAAACAAGTTTTTCTTGATTCGAATAAAGAACTACGATCGTTAAGTAGCGTTGAGCTTAAGCTGGCAAACAGAGTTTATGTTCGCGAAGGAGGAGAATTGAACCCTGAATACGCTGCTGTTTCAAGGGATGTCTTTAATTCagatgttaaaaatgttgacttCGCAAAAAATGCTGAGGCTGCAAAAGAAATTAATACATGG GTAGAGGAAGCCACAAACAACCGCATCAAAGACTTAGTATCACCGAACTCGTTAAACGCAGACACTGCTGTTGTTCTTGTTAACGCTATTTACTTCAAG gGCAAGTGGGTAAGCCAGTTTAGCAAGGAAGACACAAAAGATCGTGATTTCTCCGTCAGCAAGGACAAGACTATATCATTGCCTACAATGAAACAAAGTGCTTACTTTAACTATGGCGAAAGTCAAGAACTTGACGCTAAG CTTTTGGAAATGCCATATGAAGGTGATAAATCATCACTTCTAATTGTCCTTCCTAATGAGATTGATGGACTCGACTCTTTGCTGAACAAATTGAAGGACCCAGCAGTTTTGAGAAAGGCCGTTGACAGTATGTACAACGCAAAGGTTGATGTTTCCATGCCTAAATTCAAGATTGAAACTAAAATCGATCTTGCAGATGTTCTCAAAAAG atgAGTATTGAAAAATTGTTCACTCCAGGACAAGCTCGTCTAGACAAATTGTTAAAAGAGTCACAAAATTTGTTCGTTAGTGGAGCTACACAGAAGGCCTATATCGATGTCAATGAGGAGGGGGCTGAAGCAGCCGCTGCTAATG TTTTCGAAGGTCCAGGAAGCTTTTACGATCCGAACCCACCACAGTCTTTCACTGCTGACCGACCATTTTACTTCGCACTTAAAGTTGCCGACAAAGTTACCTTCACCGGAATCTTTGCTCAATAG